The following proteins come from a genomic window of Theileria equi strain WA chromosome 2 map unlocalized gcontig_1105316255037, whole genome shotgun sequence:
- a CDS encoding hypothetical protein (encoded by transcript BEWA_036190A) — protein MILPGDAREMERFIFMHHLPNCTVYVRIVTKAKFRGGNRRKIMEYMTRVNENKFYQIVRTPINVDILSQNSTNVIQVDDNFQYTAKRFRVRDEMTYRFTIGMVRYGTFLLSNKAQSLIDRRIIWEGGLERPFIKIISTLTYGERHIVSYKFVGPEAGFVIDSRKTTKIFLNPKDERFVDDYGQFPLSSGGEDQEDTERLESAASAFVDPESEEPSTSSFVLPDIMPPEAFSEQPTTSSANASQHWPCLPLESRRYTEPLRPAKKSSAGYVPPLEYSMDGDPAYCVGAINCRRYMRGRETVIATPQSSGCAAADEIDYDQRHSDGNVDSQHVS, from the coding sequence ATGATCCTCCCAGGAGATGCTAGAGAGATGGAACGATTTATCTTTATGCATCATCTGCCAAACTGTACGGTATACGTTAGAATTGTTACCAAGGCAAAATTCCGCGGTGGCAATAGAAGGAAGATTATGGAATACATGACGAGGGTAAATGAAAACAAGTTTTACCAAATAGTTCGAACGCCTATAAATGTGGACATATTGTCCCAAAATAGCACTAATGTGATACAAGTGGATGACAACTTTCAATACACAGCCAAAAGATTCAGGGTAAGAGATGAAATGACATACAGATTTACGATTGGTATGGTCCGGTACGGAACATTTCTCCTTAGTAACAAAGCCCAATCACTGATAGATAGAAGAATCATTTGGGAAGGAGGATTAGAAAGACCATTTATAAAGATAATATCGACACTTACATACGGAGAACGTCATATTGTTTCTTACAAGTTTGTTGGTCCAGAAGCAGGCTTCGTTATTGATAGCAGGAAAACGACTAAAATCTTTCTTAACCCAAAGGATGAAAGATTTGTTGATGACTATGGGCAATTTCCCTTGAGTTCTGGAGGGGAAGATCAAGAAGATACGGAAAGGCTAGAGAGTGCTGCCAGCGCATTCGTAGATCCGGAAAGTGAAGAGCCGTCCACATCATCTTTTGTGCTACCTGATATCATGCCTCCTGAGGCATTTTCAGAACAACCAACAACTTCGTCTGCAAATGCCTCACAACACTGGCCATGTCTTCCATTAGAATCACGTAGATATACCGAGCCTCTTCGACCAGCAAAAAAATCCTCTGCAGGTTACGTACCTCCGCTAGAATATTCGATGGACGGAGACCCAGCATATTGCGTGGGAGCAATAAACTGCAGAAGATATATGAGAGGAAGAGAGACTGTAATAGCCACACCTCAAAGTTCAGGATGTGCAGCAGCGGACGAAATAGATTATGACCAACGACATTCTGACGGTAATGTAGATAGTCAGCACGTTTCCTAG
- a CDS encoding conserved hypothetical protein (encoded by transcript BEWA_036170A) — translation MNIFVKLCGCCCGDSETEVAITHVIKREEPCVAKPEPEKSSEGARLVVPEEPSTPQEEHIEEEQPNFVAVKKPLKFKKKEIERITITGAVAALPPPPREEIVGDIPRVGPPKSLPKKSGAYLIYSLEDGGSLCIRYAHDAPSSDFAGVLAFVEPGKDISNYHYENNGGKCILSTGVQEYMGSRFQHDRKKYFEAWLAFLQLLKAHSGNLYLLSAFKVSPPPKVLILLYKGGVIVEAPLDQAIHVADYELAAVIPSSLDYKEKLGEDYSRLSFNSMVTKFGALLELS, via the coding sequence atgaacatttttgtgAAGCTTTGCGGTTGTTGTTGCGGGGATTCCGAGACTGAAGTGGCCATAACTCATGTCATTAAAAGGGAGGAGCCATGCGTCGCAAAGCCTGAGCCAGAGAAGAGCTCGGAAGGCGCTCGATTGGTTGTGCCAGAAGAACCTTCTACGCCGCAAGAGGAACATATAGAGGAGGAACAACCCAACTTTGTTGCCGTAAAAAAACCCCTAAAGTTCAAGAAAAAGGAAATTGAAAGAATCACAATAACTGGTGCCGTGGCAGCGTTGCCGCCACCACCCAGGGAAGAGATTGTGGGCGACATTCCCAGGGTTGGCCCACCCAAGTCACTTCCAAAAAAGAGTGGCGCCTACCTCATTTATTCCCTCGAGGATGGTGGCAGCCTTTGCATAAGATATGCACACGATGCTCCATCTAGCGACTTTGCGGGTGTTTTGGCGTTTGTAGAGCCGGGCAAGGATATTTCAAATTACCATTATGAAAATAACGGCGGAAAATGTATTTTATCCACAGGTGTGCAGGAATATATGGGCAGTCGGTTCCAGCACGATCGCAAAAAGTATTTCGAGGCTTGGTTGGCCTTTTTGCAGCTTCTAAAAGCACACAGCGGTAACCTCTACCTTTTGTCAGCGTTCAAAGTCTCACCTCCGCCAAAGGTGCTCATTTTGCTCTACAAGGGCGGTGTCATTGTCGAGGCGCCACTGGACCAGGCCATTCACGTTGCAGACTACGAACTCGCCGCAGTGATTCCCTCATCACTCGATTATAAAGAAAAGTTGGGAGAAGACTATTCAAGACTCTCATTTAACTCTATGGTCACCAAATTTGGGGCCCTCTTGGAATTGTCCTGA
- a CDS encoding hypothetical protein (encoded by transcript BEWA_036260A) yields MTKKRGYSIQITKDQNYGMIYVESVSFGIYVRVTHEHSTSSFFIKSVKYYNHKLVDIKINADTYQKVNVYFWQGEPNRPIMVELINSYSISIFYRNVEYKTNLVWKEVKTSKLIKAISSYIPSTSKVIINAKHNRSPYTCYLSDKSIIVENDRAPGHGFVRRIHKFCSGEAFTVKGIIFGSLYTQFMPEYDVYKVHVYFKEDYYGDPLLIELETEKEYFYYYMNEDLKVFNSLHFLTYFELRLILKMLVDCGRVYYEGLDSELRKKVSPVGHTVVSGISE; encoded by the coding sequence ATGACTAAAAAACGTGGTTACAGCATACAGATTACGAAGGATCAAAACTATGGAATGATATATGTGGAAAGCGTTTCGTTTGGAATTTACGTTAGAGTCACTCACGAACACTCTACATCCtcattttttataaaaagCGTCAAGTATTACAATCACAAACTCGTAGATATCAAAATAAACGCAGACACCTACCAGAAGGTAAACGTCTACTTTTGGCAGGGAGAACCAAATAGACCCATCATGGTTGAGTTAATCAACTCATACTCGATTTCCATCTTTTACAGGAATGTAGAatacaaaacaaacctcgTCTGGAAGGAGGTAAAGACGAGCAAATTGATTAAGGCGATCAGCTCATACATTCCGTCCACGAGTAAAGTCATTATAAACGCCAAACACAATCGTTCACCGTACACCTGTTATCTCAGTGATAAGAGTATAATTGTAGAAAACGATAGAGCTCCGGGGCACGGCTTCGTAAGACGGATACACAAATTCTGCTCCGGAGAAGCCTTCACCGTAAAGGGCATAATATTTGGTTCCTTGTACACACAATTCATGCCTGAATATGATGTATATAAGGTTCATGTATATTTCAAGGAAGACTATTATGGAGACCCCCTGCTGATCGAACTTGAAACTGAAAAGGAATACTTTTACTACTACATGAATGAGGACCTAAAAGTGTTTAACTCCCTTCACTTTTTAACATATTTTGAGCTCAGACTGATACTAAAAATGCTAGTTGATTGTGGCAGAGTTTACTATGAAGGTTTAGACTCGGAGCTAAGGAAAAAGGTCTCACCGGTGGGACATACTGTAGTCTCGGGCATTAGTGAATGA
- a CDS encoding conserved hypothetical protein (encoded by transcript BEWA_036240A): MTRRSRSSSRRRGDRDRGYRRSPSPYRGHSRHRYRPSSRSRSPPRRWDRPRSERDHFSRHDTKSHNAYYRDRRYSRFSDTHENFRPDHRYSRSYAERPREEAYGDSEFKVPSLDFRSRDRHFPGQEPYRTPRESHYKTPYPKNEPLSSENATQSSHQGRDTTQLPEKNAPKPVDDAPKEEPVVEEKETTWKGFPVPKPFRDNETFYETRPKIKFRDVLAPLYMPKNGPKLKRYKNFQIFSDILEKCNKARAIWRDDIERTIVAGFKVLEEKLKLSRIRSELDPIVNALRIMRKRDIGGGK; the protein is encoded by the exons ATGACCAGGAGATCGCGGTCAAGCAGTCGAAGGAGAGGCGACAGAGATCGGGGATACAGACGATCACCCAGTCCCTATCGAG GTCATAGTAGGCACAGATACAGGCCTTCATCACGGAGTAGGAGTCCTCCTAGAAGATGGGATAGACCTCGTTCAGAAAGGGACCACTTCTCAAGACACGATACGAAATCGCATAACGCCTATTATAGAGATAGAAGATATTCTAGGTTCTCAGATACGCACGAAAACTTTCGACCAGACCATAGATATTCTAGAAGTTATGCAGAAAGACCACGTGAAGAAGCATATGGTGATTCGGAGTTCAAAGTTCCAAGTCTAGACTTTAGATCAAGGGATAGACATTTCCCAGGACAAGAACCCTATAGGACTCCAAGAGAATCCCACTATAAAACTCCCTATCCAAAAAATGAGCCTCTTTCCTCTGAAAATGCAACACAGTCTTCCCACCAGGGCAGAGATACTACTCAATTACCAGAAAAGAATGCTCCAAAGCCTGTAGATGATGCACCAAAAGAGGAGCCTGTGgtagaagaaaaggaaacaACATGGAAGGGATTCCCTGTTCCAAAGCCATTTAGAGACAATGAAACATTTTACGAAACACGTCCAAAAATCAAATTTAGGGACGTACTTGCGCCTCTTTAcatgccaaagaatggGCCTAAGCTAAAGAGATACAAgaatttccagattttCTCGGACATActtgaaaa GTGTAATAAGGCTAGAGCGATTTGGAGAGATGACATTGAAAGGACAATTGTAGCTGGCTTCAAAGTATTGGAAGAGAAACTCAAG CTTAGCAGAATCAGATCTGAGCTCGATCCAATCGTTAATGCTCTGAGGATCATGAGAAAGCGAGATATAGGAGGTGGAAAGTAA
- a CDS encoding signal peptide containing protein (encoded by transcript BEWA_036210A) yields MNLRNITIATLASLCLVSGYKAPTKRLTTTLLSRLMPNWTPRHQANFALYVPTCSVVKSYPYSTSPTIRVYGITKNYSAVLTGYPVNSSMDPGKQVPCGKNKRNCGGLQNRGVLYGWTDKVRPALTGRSSFVFYTDYTLQKPKEGSSAEYCVHIYSPPVGKIEAINRAIGAGARDPSRNFGSDERLERIILGASKGKTKKIAACCFLLHG; encoded by the coding sequence ATGAATCTGAGAAACATAACAATCGCAACTTTAGCGAGCCTATGTCTAGTTAGTGGGTACAAGGCTCCAACCAAGAGGCTCACCACTACACTGCTCTCGAGGCTAATGCCAAACTGGACCCCTAGACACCAGGCCAATTTTGCGCTCTATGTACCTACATGTTCAGTCGTAAAGAGCTATCCATACTCAACGTCCCCGACTATACGTGTCTATGGAATCACAAAAAACTATTCGGCTGTTCTGACTGGATATCCGGTAAACAGCTCCATGGATCCGGGAAAACAAGTACCTTGCGGcaaaaataaaagaaaCTGCGGAGGACTGCAGAACCGCGGCGTACTTTACGGGTGGACAGACAAAGTCAGACCCGCACTCACTGGAAGGTCATCATTCGTCTTTTACACTGACTACACCCTGCAAAAGCCGAAAGAAGGATCAAGCGCAGAATACTGCGTACACATTTACTCACCACCCGTCGGAAAAATTGAGGCAATCAATAGAGCCATTGGAGCAGGGGCCAGAGATCCAAGCAGAAACTTTGGCTCCGACGAAAGACTAGAGAGAATCATACTAGGCGCTTCAAAGGGAAAAACCAAAAAAATTGCGGCCTGCTGTTTTTTACTCCATGGATAA
- a CDS encoding hypothetical protein (encoded by transcript BEWA_036270A), with protein sequence MFFGIEQNDGGAQVSIGGIETVVEFWIPEEVVQEQPEPEPATEEEEDEESTEPSLGGTEENEQDEDNDSDEEDEDQEEDEEPETTEENEVKDNEPEEPNEEAPTESPEDDDWDGPVSQEQDDDPDLEPEPERRPRKSRNSTRRESNAYKSRDSNEKLPEDEDPEFHDGFWDTPDDYSERQDDTQDEPDGLVIDDEDPSEDHEDEAEEAYEDDSLKSAPETSTKSRTRSEEGTIGGLEQGHPKESEDNDLGEEDEDEAEESENSSSSPVSMDIADLDSQNYKHVDYIYDDNHIRLFLPNEGMIFAKLIDGENSIWEAKSDEKFEFAKVYLNKDGKAEVMLVTKNTPSGVERKYYTKTWTGWRESKDIGDRVPKLKVFAQQKSDYTIDLSATKGTKECTIFEAELLGITTKHFFPKPGYLAKGVKDGTRSIWEPIKHCGRHKSEEDFDGYDYCFSCIIHNKGDKELLEMIVVENDSVGKKYFEKADGKWVEIKKEDFNNKLKHMKSESEEASSHPSTTIPS encoded by the exons ATGTTCTTTGGTATC GAGCAAAATGATGGAGGAGCTCAAGTCTCTATTGGTGGAATAGAAACCGTTGTAGAGTTTTGGATTCCTGAGGAGGTAGTTCAGGAACAACCAGAGCCCGAACCAGCTacagaagaggaagaagatgaagagtctactgaACCTTCGCTAGGAGGCACTGAGGAGAATGAACAGGATGAGGATAATGATTCAGACGAGGAAGATGAGGAccaagaggaagatgaagaaccAGAGACTACTGAAGAGAATGAGgtaaaggataatgaaccagaagaacCTAATGAGGAAGCTCCTacagaatctccagaggatgatgacTGGGATGGACCTGTATCTCAAGAGCAGGACGATGATCCAGACTTAGAACCAGAACCAGAGAGACGTCCTCGAAAAAGCAGAAACTCGACACGAAGGGAATCTAACGCATACAAATCCCGAGATTCCAATGAGAAATtaccagaggatgaagacCCAGAATTTCATGATGGTTTCTGGGATACTCCTGACGACTACTCTGAAAGGCAAGATGATACCCAAGACGAACCAGATGGACTTGTAATTGATGATGAGGATCCATCTGAAGACCATGAAGATGAAGCGGAGGAAGCTTATGAGGATGATAGTCTTAAAAGTGCTCCTGAGACTTCTACTAAATCACGAACACGTTCTGAAGAAGGTACTATTGGAGGACTAGAACAAGGACatcctaaagaatctgaagacAACGATCTAGgggaggaagatgaagatgaagcGGAGGAATCAGAAAACTCTTCTAGTAGTCCAGTTAGCATGGATATTGCCGACTTAGACTCTCAAAACTACAAGCATGTTGACTATATCTACGACGATAACCACATTAGACTGTTCCTACCAAATGAGGGTATGATTTTTGCCAAACTAATCGATGGAGAGAATTCTATATGGGAGGCAAAATCCgatgaaaagtttgagTTTGCCAAGGTATACCTAAATAAGGACGGTAAAGCAGAAGTCATGCTCGTTACAAAGAATACTCCATCTGGTGTGGAGCGTAAATATTACACAAAAACTTGGACTGGATGGAGGGAATCTAAAGACATTGGTGACAGGGTACCCAAGTTGAAAGTATTTGCACAACAGAAATCTGACTATACCATTGATCTCTCTGCTACTAAGGGTactaaagaatgtaccattTTTGAAGCAGAATTGCTGGGTATTACTACAAAACATTTCTTTCCAAAACCTGGGTACCTTGCCAAAGGAGTAAAGGATGGGACTAGGTCCATATGGGAACCCATAAAACATTGTGGCAGACATAAATCAGAAGAAGACTTTGATGGCTACGATTACTGCTTTTCATGTATTATTCATAATAAAGGCGATAAGGAGCTACTTGAGATGATTGTAGTGGAAAATGACTCAGTAGGAAagaagtactttgagaaagcTGATGGCAAGTGGGTTGAGATAAAGAAGGAGGACTTTAATAATAAGCTGAAGCATATGAAGAGTGAATCTGAGGAAGCTTCTTCACAtccttctactactatTCCATCTTAA
- a CDS encoding conserved hypothetical protein (encoded by transcript BEWA_036250A) — protein MANEAVLSEIADIDTQLKNWFLFRRIQAERSLSIKKLLDANNFIGLAGNNSNVPVTDRVLWHDIVNGRPELEDELSLNAREMKADKYMDIFKQSCDIDNECRLPGSLYFQCLQNHFKASISERFPKCQADFDKFNQCRNKLKEQQEMFIQEAIKRQDEQDSLAKKLFERRVELVKKL, from the exons ATGGCAAACGAAGCCGTACTCTCGGAAATCGCAGATATCGACACACAACTCAAGAACTGGTTCCTCTTTCGCAGAATACAAGCAGAG AGATCACTGTCGATAAAAAAGTTGCTAGATGCAAACAACTTCATTGGGCTCGCTGGAAACAACTCGAATGTACCAGTAACTGATCGAGTCTTATGGCATGATATTGTAAATGGGAGACCAGAGCTCGAAGACGAGCTATCACTCAATGCACGAGAAATGAAGGCTGACAAGTACATGGACATTTTTAAGCAGTCTTGTGACATCGACAACGAGTGCAGACTTCCAG GGTCCCTCTACTTTCAATGCCTGCAAAATCATTTCAAGGCCAGTATCTCGGAAAGATTTCCAAAATGCCAAGCTgattttgataaatttaatCAGTGCCGTAACAAGCTAAAGGAGCAACAGGAAATGTTTATTCAAGAAGCCATTAAAAGGcaagatgaacaagattCACTTGCAAAG AAACTATTCGAGAGGCGGGTGGAACTCGTAAAGAAGCTCTAG
- a CDS encoding conserved hypothetical protein (encoded by transcript BEWA_036200A) produces the protein MNSAIECSAFRFYKRLTAITHYFPYKSLLADPSQRFASSIKFSSVSGPNSFSSLGYCAGRRFCSYTRGQSLFRASFCTKTSFSTSTGSSLVSCTGKLGNTPKRLFSSASDVEKMTGIPDWAHSFFRYKEYSELELFSLSQMTNGTSGHLFNDTLANNPDYSMKMFLNASDVLLDPEAAPQAPFTPKTLSKEDILKFLANGELRTTKTQLIAVVNVGKDCCGHAGVWHGGVISAIMDNLFGLIGNVILPVAATKTLNIQFRAPILVGSTVVAVTEFDPEGKDLGGRFTANGSIFDKSGKEVVRGSSELVDVSGKWKK, from the coding sequence ATGAATTCAGCCATCGAGTGCAGCGCATTCCGTTTTTACAAGAGACTTACTGCAATAACCCACTATTTTCCTTATAAATCACTTTTGGCCGATCCCAGCCAACGTTTTGCTTCTTCCATCAAGTTTTCGTCAGTTTCTGGACCAAATTCCTTCTCCTCTCTAGGATATTGCGCTGGAAGACGGTTTTGTAGCTATACAAGGGGACAAAGTTTGTTCAGGGCATCTTTTTGCACTAAAACGTCATTCTCTACTTCTACTGGTTCATCTCTCGTTTCTTGTACGGGTAAGCTCGGTAACACGCCAAAGAGGCTCTTCTCATCCGCTTCTGATGTTGAGAAAATGACTGGCATTCCGGACTGGGCTCACTCGTTTTTCCGCTACAAGGAATACTCTGAATTGGAGCTTTTTAGCCTCTCCCAGATGACTAACGGGACTTCTGGTCACTTGTTCAATGATACTCTGGCGAATAATCCAGACTACAGCATGAAGATGTTCTTGAACGCTTCGGATGTTTTGTTGGATCCCGAAGCTGCACCTCAGGCTCCTTTTACACCAAAGACTCTCTCTAAGGAGGACATCTTGAAGTTCCTCGCCAATGGTGAACTGAGGACCACAAAGACACAGCTGATTGCCGTTGTCAATGTTGGAAAGGACTGCTGCGGACATGCAGGTGTTTGGCATGGAGGCGTCATCAGCGCCATCATGGATAACCTGTTTGGTTTGATTGGAAACGTCATCCTCCCAGTTGCTGCGACAAAGACCCTCAACATACAATTCAGGGCACCAATTTTGGTTGGAAGCACTGTTGTAGCGGTCACAGAGTTTGACCCGGAAGGAAAGGACCTTGGCGGAAGGTTCACTGCAAATGGATCAATCTTTGACAAGAGCGGAAAGGAAGTTGTAAGGGGATCATCAGAGCTCGTTGATGTATCcggaaaatggaaaaagtAA
- a CDS encoding conserved hypothetical protein (encoded by transcript BEWA_036180A), with translation MPIIKTFKKEQNIGYKFLKNEWGYLDHSRDPEQPAGILEGGPQNYDGKGLEISHGKDRHRTETFPYPLDHGYRWRQRGRPGAITFFINPDAYQSCAINETDLDLERRQWGSWHQPAYTRMPYILSAWKSSIKHQNAEEVPYPWLTRWDVFERTPVYQKPPPEFIMNPDMDLKLAAVNRFAGYMPRTYERVEEELVKQKKLIREWDRLEALYNETNDQETLNRMNQIKKILFNPPEFEKTDSPVLKAVAEAALIRARNMLRDQANYKPTDPEYIEYHLRKSRPLGSDLAGDSNYTGEERTVVLNLISYHPIGKTFRRYTSIEEMAEAYHIYLTEARREGRNHVMTKAGVHPEYQEYLLRNDRRKFPAIQANYAPIWAHRKFGPEFGDAIRDSQKLPENALSRFGTKLKKRKRRLNKHDRSVNYVDDYHCFEQEYNY, from the coding sequence ATGCCCATTATAAAGACGTTCAAAAAGGAGCAGAATATTGGATACAAATTcttgaagaatgaatgggGGTATCTAGATCATTCGCGTGATCCGGAACAACCGGCTGGAATTCTTGAAGGTGGTCCCCAAAACTACGACGGAAAGGGACTGGAAATTAGCCATGGAAAGGATCGTCATAGAACCGAAACATTTCCATATCCTCTTGATCATGGTTATAGATGGagacaaagaggaagacCCGGTGCAATAACCTTTTTTATAAATCCAGATGCTTATCAAAGTTGCGCAATTAATGAAACAGATTTAGACTTGGAAAGGAGGCAATGGGGATCCTGGCATCAGCCTGCTTATACCAGAATGCCATACATTTTATCTGCATGGAAGTCCTCCATAAAGCACCAAAATGCTGAAGAGGTTCCATATCCCTGGTTAACTAGATGGGATGTATTTGAAAGAACTCCAGTTTATCAAAAACCTCCTCCTGAATTCATAATGAATCCAGATATGGATCTAAAACTTGCAGCGGTAAATCGTTTTGCGGGTTACATGCCCAGAACTTATGAACGTGTGGAAGAGGAACTCGTAAAACAAAAGAAGCTAATACGCGAATGGGATCGTCTGGAAGCATTATACAACGAAACAAATGATCAGGAAACACTCAATAGGATGAATCAGATTAAAAAGATTCTATTTAATCCTCCGGAATTCGAAAAAACTGATTCTCCTGTTCTAAAGGCTGTTGCAGAGGCTGCGCTGATAAGAGCTAGAAATATGTTGAGAGATCAGGCCAACTATAAACCCACTGATCCAGAGTATATTGAATATCATTTACGAAAGTCACGTCCCCTTGGGTCGGACCTGGCAGGAGATAGCAACTACACTGGAGAAGAACGGACCGTAGTACTCAATTTGATAAGTTATCATCCAATAGGAAAAACATTTAGACGATACACAAGTATAGAGGAAATGGCTGAAGCTTACCACATTTATCTAACAGAAGCTAGAAGGGAGGGAAGAAATCATGTCATGACCAAGGCTGGAGTACACCCAGAGTACCAGGAGTATCTTCTTAGAAATGATAGAAGGAAATTCCCGGCAATACAGGCCAATTATGCCCCAATATGGGCTCATCGCAAATTCGGTCCAGAATTCGGAGATGCTATTCGCGATTCACAAAAGCTTCCAGAAAATGCCCTTTCACGATTTGGCACTAAGCTCAAAAAGCGGAAGCGCCGCTTAAATAAACATGACCGAAGCGTAAATTACGTCGACGACTACCATTGCTTTGAACAAGAATACAACTATTAA
- a CDS encoding hypothetical protein (encoded by transcript BEWA_036230A) → MNVLLQLVIPATLAILRANLTNSSLVEGGAIGFVPRAEDQAIPFNPPKTPIDIDVAGETPEMVLMQEAPGNPSATSYTVKPEHYDSHIIGDVLDNGEVILEANTMVIERRVYFQDEGDARIIRVSDMFLIAGGGGLDCETTELVKRKGYYQYEPLARYPVDLNLLSNNLPNEIERITDPSGETVFRVRPHLINYAYICIVSYGDRLIYGTGCYDIFSREVTVDSSDGFLVVKIASYWNNGRLSNSEHTLR, encoded by the coding sequence ATGAATGTCTTACTACAGCTAGTAATTCCCGCCACCCTGGCTATCCTTCGGGCTAATTTAACAAACTCATCTCTCGTAGAGGGTGGAGCGATAGGATTTGTGCCACGAGCTGAGGACCAAGCAATTCCGTTCAACCCTCCAAAGACTCCTATCGATATTGACGTGGCTGGTGAGACGCCGGAGATGGTCTTGATGCAAGAAGCCCCTGGAAACCCTAGTGCAACCAGCTATACAGTCAAACCAGAACATTATGATAGTCACATTATTGGCGATGTCCTGGACAATGGAGAGGTCATTTTAGAGGCTAATACCATGGTCATAGaaagaagagtctacttCCAGGACGAAGGAGATGCCAGAATCATAAGAGTCAGTGACATGTTCCTTATCGCAGGCGGAGGAGGATTAGATTGTGAAACTACCGAGTTGGTCAAAAGAAAGGGATACTACCAGTATGAACCATTGGCGAGGTACCCAGTGGACCTTAATCTACTCTCCAATAACCTTCCCAATGAAATTGAACGCATTACAGATCCGTCTGGAGAGACGGTATTCAGGGTAAGACCGCACTTGATAAACTATGCCTACATTTGCATAGTATCATACGGCGACCGCCTTATATATGGAACAGGATGCTACGATATTTTCTCAAGGGAAGTCACCGTGGATTCTTCGGATGGCTTCCTGGTAGTCAAAATTGCAAGCTATTGGAATAATGGTCGTTTGTCAAACTCAGAACATACCCTGAGATAG
- a CDS encoding hypothetical protein (encoded by transcript BEWA_036220A): protein MDDSKAVLVSKWVNTAQDAKETAKERATVDVEEANVILANVKILTANAVKRGKVLIHF from the exons ATGGATGATTCGAAGGCC GTACTGGTAAGCAAGTGggtaaatactgcacaGGATGCCAAGGAAACTGCCAAGGAACGTGCAACTGTGGATGTGGAGGAGGCCAATGTGATCCTAGCCAATGTAAAAATACTAACTGccaatgctgtaaagagagGGAAGGTACTTATTCATTTTTAA